One genomic segment of Streptomyces sp. NBC_00239 includes these proteins:
- a CDS encoding TetR/AcrR family transcriptional regulator — protein MTPETTADRETYHHGNLRAALVEAGVELAREGGPSAIVLREAARRVGVSPNAAYRHFASLPDLVGEVARQARGVLADAMDAESGRCGATGAGGADAVNRLHAVGEAYIRYALANPGLFATSFPAGQSGAGAGASGAGTPTAAASGAGGHEAAGVSGAPGSSRAAASAGTGAAAAPRRGPFRILEESLAAVAAAGYLAEPVESAALNAWAGVHGLSLLLLGPRADLSEEEREAAIEDGVTFVIRGLTSPGAPGSSASPRGRVCSGARS, from the coding sequence ATGACTCCAGAGACCACTGCCGACCGGGAGACCTACCACCACGGAAACCTCCGGGCGGCCCTGGTGGAGGCCGGAGTCGAACTGGCCCGTGAAGGCGGCCCGTCGGCCATCGTCCTGCGCGAGGCGGCCCGCCGGGTCGGCGTCTCGCCGAACGCCGCCTACCGCCACTTCGCCTCGCTCCCCGACCTGGTGGGGGAGGTGGCGCGGCAGGCCCGGGGCGTCCTCGCCGATGCCATGGACGCCGAATCGGGCCGGTGCGGGGCCACCGGGGCCGGCGGCGCCGATGCCGTGAACCGGCTGCACGCCGTGGGGGAGGCGTACATCCGCTACGCGCTGGCCAATCCGGGGTTGTTCGCGACGTCGTTCCCGGCCGGACAGAGCGGTGCGGGGGCCGGCGCGTCGGGTGCCGGTACGCCGACCGCCGCTGCTTCGGGTGCCGGCGGCCACGAAGCGGCCGGGGTGTCCGGCGCGCCCGGTTCGTCCCGTGCGGCCGCTTCGGCCGGGACCGGCGCCGCCGCGGCCCCCCGGCGGGGTCCGTTCCGGATCCTGGAGGAATCGCTCGCCGCGGTCGCCGCCGCCGGGTACCTCGCCGAGCCCGTCGAATCGGCGGCCCTCAACGCCTGGGCCGGCGTGCACGGCCTGTCCCTCCTCCTGCTCGGGCCGCGCGCCGATCTTTCCGAGGAGGAGCGAGAAGCGGCCATCGAGGACGGCGTCACGTTCGTCATCCGCGGCCTCACGAGCCCCGGGGCTCCCGGGAGTTCCGCCTCGCCGCGCGGCCGCGTGTGCTCGGGCGCGCGTTCCTGA
- the gcvPA gene encoding aminomethyl-transferring glycine dehydrogenase subunit GcvPA has translation MTHPYIPNAGPEVRAAMLAEIGVPSVAEFYGDIPADLRLDRPLDLPAPFADEQGLVRHLRGLLARNTDTTEALSFLGHGCYPHHVPAVCDEVNGRGEFLTAYAGEPYEDHGRFQALFEYVSMMGELLEMDVVNVPTYDGFQAAGTALRMAARYTGRGRVLVGAAIAPDKLDKIRDYLAPDIEVVTAPVAATGETGEVRLDDTFAGLYVETPNVYGVIETRGRELAGLAHRAGALFVVGTDPISLGVLAPPASYGVDLVCGDIQSLGMHQQYGGGQAGFIASRDEERLVAEFPSRLFGIAPTAVAGEYGFGDVFYDRTSFALREEGKEWVGTAAALWGITAGVYLALMGPQGMREIGETILARTAYAMRAVAAAGARVRHQESFHFREFAVEVPDADGLLAALRERNIYGGVRLGRREVLICVTERHSIADIDTLAAAVKDALSASGGAR, from the coding sequence GTGACCCATCCGTACATACCCAACGCGGGCCCCGAGGTCCGGGCCGCGATGCTCGCCGAGATCGGCGTACCGAGCGTCGCCGAGTTCTACGGCGACATCCCCGCCGACCTCCGGCTCGACCGCCCCCTCGACCTGCCCGCCCCCTTCGCCGACGAACAGGGCCTGGTCCGGCACCTGCGCGGCCTGCTCGCCCGGAACACCGACACCACCGAGGCGCTGAGCTTCCTCGGCCACGGCTGCTACCCGCACCACGTCCCGGCGGTGTGCGACGAGGTCAACGGGCGCGGCGAGTTCCTGACCGCCTACGCGGGCGAGCCGTACGAGGACCACGGCCGTTTCCAGGCGCTCTTCGAGTACGTCTCGATGATGGGCGAACTCCTGGAGATGGACGTCGTCAACGTGCCCACGTACGACGGCTTCCAGGCGGCCGGGACGGCGCTGAGGATGGCCGCGCGCTACACGGGCCGCGGCCGGGTGCTCGTCGGCGCCGCGATCGCCCCCGACAAACTCGACAAGATCCGCGACTACCTCGCACCCGACATCGAGGTGGTGACCGCGCCCGTGGCCGCCACGGGGGAGACGGGCGAGGTCCGCCTCGACGACACCTTCGCCGGACTGTACGTGGAGACGCCCAACGTCTACGGGGTCATCGAGACGCGGGGACGCGAACTGGCCGGACTGGCACACCGCGCCGGGGCCCTGTTCGTCGTGGGGACGGACCCGATCTCGCTCGGCGTGCTCGCACCGCCCGCCTCGTACGGGGTCGACCTCGTGTGCGGGGACATCCAGTCGCTCGGCATGCACCAGCAGTACGGCGGCGGCCAGGCCGGATTCATCGCGAGCCGCGACGAGGAACGGCTGGTCGCGGAGTTCCCGTCCCGCCTGTTCGGCATCGCCCCGACCGCCGTCGCGGGGGAGTACGGCTTCGGCGACGTCTTCTACGACCGGACCTCCTTCGCGCTGCGCGAGGAGGGCAAGGAATGGGTCGGGACGGCGGCCGCGCTGTGGGGCATCACCGCAGGGGTGTACCTCGCGCTGATGGGACCGCAGGGCATGCGGGAGATCGGCGAGACGATCCTCGCCCGGACCGCGTACGCGATGCGGGCCGTCGCGGCGGCCGGCGCCCGGGTCCGCCACCAGGAGTCCTTCCACTTCCGGGAGTTCGCCGTCGAGGTGCCGGACGCCGACGGGCTGCTCGCGGCCCTGCGGGAGCGGAACATCTACGGCGGCGTGCGGCTCGGGCGCCGGGAGGTCCTGATCTGCGTCACCGAACGGCACTCGATCGCCGACATCGACACCCTCGCGGCGGCCGTCAAGGACGCCCTCTCGGCCTCCGGAGGCGCCCGGTGA
- a CDS encoding inositol monophosphatase family protein, with protein sequence MITSKDRDPDDTGVAIAAAQAGADVVRALYGRRLARIDKGAGDFATEADLAAERAILDVIRTARPGDAVLGEEGGHQGRAGAVRQWLVDPLCGTLNYGVGNMLVAVNVAIPGGAAAVADPFSGEVFFTDGTTARVRYDGSDEPLAPTSATRLVDVNLDPPFPSAPGFRAVELLAHPGFAEGFRPRVVSTTLALAWVAAGKRAAYVTDGGDLSGSVHFAAGIALCRAAGCVVTGIDGAPLGDAGRGLVAAADADSHARLMSLIGNRTRTPATTV encoded by the coding sequence ATGATCACTTCAAAGGACCGGGATCCGGACGACACCGGGGTGGCGATCGCCGCGGCGCAGGCCGGAGCGGACGTGGTGCGCGCCCTGTACGGGCGGCGGCTCGCCCGCATCGACAAGGGCGCCGGGGACTTCGCCACCGAGGCCGACCTCGCGGCCGAGCGGGCGATCCTGGACGTCATCCGCACCGCCCGGCCCGGCGACGCGGTGCTCGGCGAGGAAGGCGGGCACCAGGGCCGCGCCGGCGCCGTGCGCCAGTGGCTGGTCGACCCGCTGTGCGGCACCCTCAACTACGGCGTCGGCAACATGCTGGTGGCCGTCAACGTGGCGATCCCGGGCGGCGCGGCGGCCGTCGCCGACCCGTTCAGCGGCGAGGTCTTCTTCACCGACGGCACGACCGCACGGGTGCGGTACGACGGGTCGGACGAGCCCCTCGCGCCCACCTCAGCCACCCGGCTGGTCGACGTCAACCTCGACCCGCCGTTCCCCAGCGCCCCCGGCTTCCGCGCGGTGGAACTGCTGGCCCACCCCGGTTTCGCCGAAGGGTTCCGGCCGCGCGTCGTGTCCACGACCCTCGCCCTGGCGTGGGTGGCCGCCGGCAAGCGCGCCGCGTACGTCACCGACGGCGGCGACCTGTCCGGCAGCGTGCACTTCGCCGCCGGCATAGCCCTGTGCCGGGCGGCGGGCTGCGTGGTCACCGGAATCGACGGCGCGCCCCTCGGGGACGCCGGCCGCGGCCTCGTCGCCGCCGCCGACGCCGACTCGCACGCACGGCTGATGTCGCTGATCGGCAACCGGACCCGGACCCCGGCGACCACCGTGTGA
- a CDS encoding GntR family transcriptional regulator translates to MAIKRRPLREEIRDELMERLTRGEFPAGSDVNEAVLAAELGVSRTPLREALITLAGEGVLESSQGRGFRFAPVSRKEFRELVAIVAALEALALESSDPAHLRTIAPQLLAMAQGFPDAVAEHAVVDRRDDEWHGLLLSGCPNERLLDLLTGVKAGMRRYENLVVAEDQPVARESEEHCEIARRLLDEDLAGAIEALRANWVGGMERMLAHIPAD, encoded by the coding sequence ATGGCCATCAAGCGCCGTCCACTGCGCGAGGAGATTCGCGACGAGCTGATGGAACGGCTCACCCGTGGCGAGTTCCCCGCGGGCAGCGATGTCAACGAGGCTGTCCTGGCAGCCGAGTTGGGCGTCAGCCGGACGCCGCTGCGCGAGGCGCTGATCACGCTGGCGGGTGAGGGCGTGCTGGAGAGCAGTCAGGGCCGCGGCTTCCGCTTCGCACCGGTCAGCCGCAAGGAGTTCCGCGAACTGGTCGCCATCGTCGCGGCCTTGGAGGCGCTGGCGCTGGAGTCGTCCGACCCCGCGCACCTGCGCACGATCGCCCCGCAGCTGCTGGCGATGGCCCAGGGCTTCCCCGACGCGGTGGCCGAGCACGCGGTGGTCGACCGGCGCGACGACGAATGGCACGGCCTGCTGCTCAGCGGCTGCCCGAACGAGCGCCTGCTGGACCTGCTCACCGGCGTGAAGGCCGGGATGCGGCGCTACGAGAACCTGGTGGTAGCCGAGGACCAGCCGGTGGCCCGCGAGTCCGAGGAGCACTGCGAGATCGCCCGCAGGCTCCTGGACGAGGACCTGGCCGGCGCCATCGAGGCGCTCAGGGCGAACTGGGTGGGCGGCATGGAGCGCATGCTGGCCCACATCCCGGCGGACTAG
- a CDS encoding DUF2306 domain-containing protein, whose amino-acid sequence MRSKTLVRPPAPRTTPKPAAGGRVSWTVVLLSSLAIVGVTLATYAQGRLPIDSSGGGLSSTYADRPLAVQIVFYVHVVTGSLALLLGPFQFSTALRRRSLATHRWVGRLYVTAIAVASTAAFVMAFFSSIAFNGFFGFGSLALLWAWTTWRGYRAVREGDLDSHRAWMIRSFALTYAAVTLRTWLGVLIALQLLASGGDLDGEQAYDTAYGVLPFLCWLPNIVVAEFLVRRRGLPSYRLCPAPATDPTPDPHRTTT is encoded by the coding sequence ATGCGCAGCAAGACACTCGTCCGCCCGCCCGCACCCCGCACCACACCGAAACCGGCCGCCGGAGGCCGGGTCAGCTGGACCGTCGTCCTCCTGTCGTCGCTCGCGATCGTCGGAGTCACCCTCGCCACCTACGCGCAGGGCCGTCTGCCCATCGACAGCTCGGGAGGCGGGCTGTCCTCCACGTACGCCGACCGCCCCCTGGCCGTCCAGATCGTCTTCTACGTCCACGTCGTGACGGGCTCGCTGGCCCTGCTGCTGGGGCCGTTCCAGTTCTCCACGGCGCTGCGCCGCAGGTCCCTCGCCACCCACCGGTGGGTCGGACGCCTGTACGTCACCGCCATCGCCGTCGCGTCCACGGCCGCCTTCGTCATGGCGTTCTTCAGCTCCATCGCCTTCAACGGCTTCTTCGGCTTCGGAAGCCTCGCCCTGCTGTGGGCGTGGACCACGTGGCGGGGATACCGCGCCGTCCGCGAAGGCGACCTCGACAGCCACCGCGCGTGGATGATCCGCAGCTTCGCCCTCACCTACGCCGCGGTCACGCTCCGCACCTGGCTCGGCGTCCTCATCGCCCTCCAACTCCTCGCCTCCGGCGGGGACCTCGACGGCGAACAGGCCTACGACACCGCCTACGGCGTCCTGCCCTTCCTGTGCTGGCTGCCCAACATCGTCGTGGCGGAGTTCCTCGTCCGCCGCCGCGGCCTGCCCTCGTACCGGCTCTGTCCCGCACCCGCCACGGACCCCACCCCGGACCCCCACCGGACCACCACCTGA
- a CDS encoding beta-galactosidase, whose amino-acid sequence MGLTRVPGLLFGGDYNPEQWPETVWDEDVRLMAEAGVNIVTVAVFSWSRLEPAPGVHDFGWLDRILDLLHAHGIAADLATATATPPPWLVRAHPDVQPVDAAGTRLEFGSRQGYCPSSPVFRDGSVRLARAMAERYRNHPALAMWHIGNEYGDHTVECFCEESARHFRRWLEDRYGTLDGLNSAWGTSCWGQHYTAWTQISPPRKAPGPVNPAQVLDWRRFSSDALLACFEAERAVLKDVTPDVPVTTNFMSLLHHLDYWKWADAEDFVSDDAYPDPADPAAHVKAALSYDLMRSLKRQPWLLLESAPGAVSWREVNVPKEQGVMRLHSLQALAHGSDGVMFFQWRQARYGPEKFHSAMLPHGGTDTRQWRETLALGADVRRLAEVAGTTTRAEVALVMDWDSWWGLEAPESLPSNRLRLHALLMSWYAPLHARGIDVDLAPPGRDLSSYKVVIVPNLYLCTAEQAANLASFTGRLVVGPFSGVVDAADQVHDGGAPGPLRPLLGVRSEEPWPIPDGRTQELVAHDGTRLVARTWSEWLEVDDAQVLARYRGGPLDGRPAVTRRGAATYLSCVPDDLTPVLDEVLGDAGITAPVLPEGVEACRRGDFLFLLNHGAAEATVPLPAAGTDLLTGRRLHGSVALAPRDAVVLKYRVS is encoded by the coding sequence ATGGGCCTGACCAGGGTCCCCGGGCTGTTGTTCGGGGGCGACTACAACCCCGAGCAGTGGCCCGAGACGGTGTGGGACGAGGACGTCCGGCTGATGGCCGAGGCGGGCGTGAACATCGTGACCGTCGCCGTCTTCTCCTGGTCCCGCCTCGAACCCGCCCCGGGCGTCCACGACTTCGGCTGGCTCGACCGGATCCTCGACCTCCTGCACGCCCACGGGATCGCCGCCGACCTCGCGACGGCGACCGCGACACCGCCGCCCTGGCTCGTCCGCGCGCACCCCGACGTGCAGCCGGTCGACGCCGCCGGCACGCGCCTGGAGTTCGGGTCCCGCCAGGGCTACTGCCCCTCGTCCCCGGTCTTCCGGGACGGCTCCGTCCGGCTCGCCCGCGCCATGGCCGAGCGCTACCGCAACCACCCCGCGCTGGCCATGTGGCACATCGGCAACGAGTACGGCGACCACACCGTCGAATGCTTCTGCGAGGAGTCCGCACGGCACTTCCGCCGCTGGCTGGAAGACCGCTACGGCACCCTGGACGGTCTCAACTCCGCCTGGGGCACGTCCTGCTGGGGCCAGCACTACACCGCCTGGACGCAGATCAGCCCGCCCCGCAAGGCCCCAGGCCCGGTCAACCCCGCACAGGTCCTGGACTGGCGCCGCTTCTCCAGCGACGCGCTGCTCGCCTGCTTCGAGGCCGAGCGCGCGGTCCTCAAGGACGTCACCCCGGACGTCCCGGTCACCACCAACTTCATGAGCCTCCTGCACCACCTCGACTACTGGAAGTGGGCGGACGCCGAGGACTTCGTCAGCGACGACGCCTACCCCGACCCCGCCGACCCGGCCGCTCACGTGAAGGCCGCGCTCAGCTACGACCTGATGCGCTCCCTCAAACGGCAGCCGTGGCTCCTCCTGGAATCGGCGCCGGGCGCCGTCAGCTGGCGCGAGGTCAACGTCCCCAAGGAGCAGGGCGTCATGCGCCTGCACAGCCTGCAGGCCCTCGCCCACGGCTCCGACGGCGTCATGTTCTTCCAGTGGCGCCAGGCCAGGTACGGCCCGGAGAAGTTCCACTCGGCGATGCTCCCGCACGGCGGCACCGACACCCGCCAGTGGCGCGAGACGCTCGCCCTGGGCGCCGACGTGCGGCGGCTGGCCGAGGTCGCCGGGACCACCACGCGGGCGGAGGTGGCCCTCGTCATGGACTGGGACAGCTGGTGGGGGCTCGAAGCCCCCGAATCGCTGCCGTCCAACCGGCTCCGGCTGCACGCGCTCCTGATGTCCTGGTACGCCCCGCTGCACGCCCGCGGCATCGACGTCGACCTGGCACCTCCCGGCCGCGACCTGTCCTCGTACAAGGTCGTCATCGTCCCCAACCTCTACCTGTGCACGGCCGAACAGGCCGCCAACCTCGCCTCGTTCACCGGCCGGCTCGTCGTCGGCCCCTTCAGCGGGGTCGTGGACGCCGCCGACCAGGTCCACGACGGCGGTGCGCCCGGGCCGCTGCGCCCGCTGCTCGGCGTGCGCAGTGAGGAGCCCTGGCCGATCCCCGACGGCCGCACCCAGGAGCTCGTGGCGCACGACGGCACCCGGCTGGTCGCCCGCACCTGGAGCGAGTGGCTGGAGGTCGACGACGCGCAGGTGCTGGCGCGCTACCGCGGCGGCCCGCTGGACGGCCGCCCGGCCGTCACCCGGCGCGGTGCCGCGACCTATCTGAGCTGCGTCCCCGACGACCTGACGCCGGTCCTGGACGAGGTGCTCGGCGACGCCGGCATCACCGCACCGGTCCTGCCGGAAGGCGTCGAGGCCTGCCGCCGCGGCGACTTCCTGTTCCTGCTCAACCACGGGGCCGCCGAGGCCACCGTCCCCCTCCCCGCCGCGGGGACCGACCTGCTGACCGGTCGCCGCCTGCACGGCTCCGTGGCCCTTGCGCCGCGCGACGCCGTGGTCCTGAAGTACCGAGTGTCCTGA
- a CDS encoding class I SAM-dependent methyltransferase, with protein MISSERQEHAISTKLVSPSAVSAEPSKTNDYNSFAEAYAAANETNLVNAYYERPAMLALAGDVAGRRILDAGCGSGALFAALRDRGAVVSGFDTSAGMLELARRRLGDGADLQVADLGSPLPYADDTFDDVTASLVLHYLEDWGPALAELRRVLRPGGRLIASVDHPFAINLIHREAGREAEHNYFDTAKWTVEWTIGGHTALVSRWNRPLHAMIEAFIGAGFRITVISEPEPDPAAREMFPEAIAAKPRFLCFLFFVLQAD; from the coding sequence ATGATCTCAAGTGAGCGCCAAGAGCACGCGATCTCCACCAAGCTGGTCTCGCCGTCCGCAGTGAGTGCGGAACCGTCGAAGACCAACGACTACAACAGCTTCGCCGAGGCGTACGCGGCCGCAAACGAAACCAACCTGGTCAATGCCTACTACGAGCGGCCCGCGATGCTGGCCCTCGCTGGAGACGTGGCCGGCCGACGGATTCTCGACGCCGGCTGCGGCTCGGGGGCCCTGTTTGCCGCGCTGCGCGACCGTGGCGCCGTTGTGAGTGGCTTCGACACGAGTGCCGGGATGCTGGAGCTGGCTCGGCGGCGGCTCGGCGACGGTGCGGACCTGCAGGTGGCGGACCTGGGCAGCCCGCTTCCTTACGCTGATGACACATTCGACGATGTAACGGCGTCCCTGGTGCTGCACTATCTGGAGGACTGGGGGCCGGCGCTGGCCGAGCTGCGACGCGTACTCAGGCCCGGCGGTCGGCTGATCGCATCTGTCGACCATCCCTTTGCCATCAACCTCATACACCGCGAGGCCGGTCGCGAGGCCGAGCACAACTACTTCGACACCGCCAAATGGACCGTGGAGTGGACCATTGGCGGCCATACCGCCCTGGTGAGCAGGTGGAACAGGCCGCTGCACGCGATGATCGAGGCTTTCATCGGGGCCGGTTTCCGGATTACGGTCATCAGCGAGCCGGAGCCTGATCCCGCCGCCCGCGAGATGTTCCCCGAGGCCATCGCGGCCAAGCCGCGCTTCCTGTGCTTCCTGTTCTTCGTCCTGCAGGCCGACTAG
- a CDS encoding collagenase, whose product MLAPAGQAFAREATAPAPAPAPFRNSGLAPQPSAEMAAADALKAEHAARPDADLSQRAPLRSAAKDAARTEHRKDAKGSWAGASFDAAACNVADFTSKTGSALVQQIKASEIGCINSLFLLKGADAKAAFREAQMVSVADAMRANSLSYPGDNSTSTGQLVLFLRAGYFVQWYNKPTVGEYGPALKSSIRGALDAFHSAPRSRDVTEANGATLAEAVILVDSAQENARYLDVVKRLLTGYNSSYDASWSMVAAVNNSYTILFRGHQTPEFLPAVQADPSLFTVLRDFAVAHKDLLGTSKSYLAANAGRELGRFLQHAAVKPTVRPLVKQLLDGGSITGASGQLWVPLAEMTTEYDADNCAYYNTCNLPQRVKDAVLTVKHTCSPSLRIVAQQIAAADLTATCTSVANQDAFFHNVMKDSGPVANDNNTTLEMVVFDSSADYKTYAGIIFDMSTDNGGMYLEGNPAAAGNLPRFIAYEAEWVRPTFQIWNLNHEYTHYLDGRYNMLGDFNEGMKTPTVMWVEGSAEYVSYHYLNVVNDRAIAEAAKNTYKLSTLFDTTYDNSDADRVYRWGYLAVRYMIQSHPQDVTTLLGHYRTGNWAAARTLLTSTIGTRYDADFAAWLAKCAAGDCGGGTNPPTNKPPVAGFNAAVNGLTVNLTDTSTDADGTIASRAWDFGDGSTSTAANPSKTYKAAGTYTVRLTVTDNKGATATAGKSVTVAATGPATECTHPDVRVLGDNCYRSNVAATTGNYGYFYLDVPAGTPALKITVAGGTGNADLYFNPTTWATTSAYTQRSVKSGNTESLTVKNPSGRVFISLHAVEGFANVKITTKFGVLLAKCTDPNPQVMGANCYRSSIKAPTGDHRYFYLKVPAGTSALKITVSGGTGNADLYYNPTTWASKSAYTKRSVKSGNAETLTVKNPKPGYVYLSLYAKKGFAKVKVTTEF is encoded by the coding sequence ATGCTCGCCCCCGCCGGGCAGGCCTTCGCGCGCGAGGCGACGGCCCCCGCCCCCGCCCCGGCCCCGTTCCGGAACTCCGGCCTCGCTCCGCAGCCCTCGGCGGAGATGGCCGCCGCCGACGCCCTGAAGGCCGAGCACGCCGCCCGGCCGGACGCGGACCTTTCGCAGCGCGCCCCCCTCCGGTCCGCCGCCAAGGACGCGGCGCGCACCGAACACCGCAAGGACGCCAAGGGATCGTGGGCCGGCGCGTCCTTCGACGCGGCCGCCTGCAACGTCGCGGACTTCACCTCGAAGACCGGCAGCGCGCTCGTCCAGCAGATCAAGGCGTCCGAGATCGGCTGCATCAACTCGCTGTTCCTGCTGAAGGGCGCCGACGCGAAGGCCGCCTTCCGCGAGGCGCAGATGGTGTCGGTCGCCGACGCGATGCGCGCCAACTCCCTCAGCTACCCCGGTGACAACAGCACCTCGACCGGCCAGCTGGTGCTGTTCCTGCGCGCCGGCTACTTCGTCCAGTGGTACAACAAGCCCACCGTCGGTGAGTACGGCCCGGCGCTGAAGAGCTCGATCCGCGGCGCCCTGGACGCCTTCCACTCCGCGCCGCGCTCCCGCGACGTCACCGAGGCCAACGGTGCGACCCTGGCCGAGGCGGTCATCCTGGTCGACAGCGCGCAGGAGAACGCCCGCTACCTCGACGTCGTCAAGCGGCTGCTGACCGGCTACAACTCGTCCTACGACGCCTCGTGGTCGATGGTCGCCGCCGTCAACAACAGCTACACCATCCTGTTCCGCGGCCACCAGACCCCGGAGTTCCTCCCGGCCGTGCAGGCCGACCCGAGCCTCTTCACCGTGCTGCGCGACTTCGCCGTCGCCCACAAGGACCTGCTCGGCACCTCGAAGTCCTACCTCGCCGCCAACGCCGGCCGCGAGCTCGGCCGCTTCCTCCAGCACGCGGCGGTCAAGCCCACCGTCCGCCCGCTGGTCAAGCAGCTCCTCGACGGCGGCTCGATCACCGGCGCCAGCGGTCAGCTCTGGGTCCCGCTGGCCGAGATGACCACCGAGTACGACGCGGACAACTGCGCCTACTACAACACCTGCAACCTGCCGCAGCGGGTGAAGGACGCGGTGCTGACGGTCAAGCACACGTGCAGCCCCTCGCTGCGGATCGTCGCCCAGCAGATCGCGGCCGCCGACCTGACCGCCACGTGCACCAGCGTCGCCAACCAGGACGCCTTCTTCCACAACGTGATGAAGGACAGCGGCCCGGTCGCCAATGACAACAACACCACCCTCGAAATGGTGGTGTTCGACTCCAGCGCCGACTACAAGACGTACGCCGGCATCATCTTCGACATGAGCACCGACAACGGTGGCATGTACCTGGAGGGCAACCCGGCCGCGGCCGGGAACCTGCCGCGCTTCATCGCGTACGAGGCGGAGTGGGTCCGGCCGACGTTCCAGATCTGGAACCTCAACCACGAGTACACCCACTACCTCGACGGCCGCTACAACATGCTCGGCGACTTCAACGAGGGCATGAAGACCCCGACCGTGATGTGGGTCGAGGGCTCCGCCGAGTACGTCTCGTACCACTACCTCAACGTCGTCAACGACCGCGCCATCGCCGAGGCGGCCAAGAACACGTACAAGCTCAGCACGCTGTTCGACACCACCTACGACAACTCCGACGCCGACCGGGTCTACCGGTGGGGCTACCTCGCCGTGCGCTACATGATCCAGTCGCACCCGCAGGACGTCACCACCCTGCTCGGCCACTACCGCACGGGCAACTGGGCCGCCGCCCGCACCCTGCTCACCTCCACCATCGGCACCCGCTACGACGCCGACTTCGCCGCCTGGCTCGCCAAGTGCGCCGCCGGCGACTGCGGTGGCGGCACCAACCCGCCGACCAACAAGCCCCCGGTGGCCGGCTTCAACGCCGCGGTGAACGGCCTGACCGTCAACCTCACCGACACCTCCACCGACGCGGACGGCACCATCGCCTCCCGCGCCTGGGACTTCGGCGACGGCAGCACCTCGACCGCCGCCAACCCGTCCAAGACCTACAAGGCTGCCGGCACCTACACCGTCCGCCTGACCGTCACGGACAACAAGGGCGCCACCGCGACCGCCGGCAAGTCGGTCACCGTCGCCGCCACCGGCCCGGCCACCGAGTGCACCCACCCGGACGTCCGCGTCCTCGGTGACAACTGCTACCGCTCCAACGTCGCCGCCACCACCGGGAACTACGGCTACTTCTACCTGGACGTCCCGGCCGGCACCCCCGCCCTGAAGATCACCGTCGCGGGCGGCACCGGCAACGCCGACCTCTACTTCAACCCCACCACCTGGGCCACCACCAGCGCCTACACGCAGCGCTCGGTGAAGAGCGGCAACACCGAGTCCCTGACCGTCAAGAACCCGTCGGGCCGCGTCTTCATCAGCCTGCACGCGGTGGAGGGCTTCGCCAACGTCAAGATCACGACCAAGTTCGGCGTGCTGCTGGCGAAGTGCACGGACCCGAACCCCCAGGTCATGGGTGCGAACTGCTACCGCAGCAGCATCAAGGCCCCCACCGGGGACCACCGTTACTTCTACCTGAAGGTCCCGGCCGGCACCTCCGCCCTGAAGATCACCGTCTCGGGCGGCACCGGCAACGCGGACCTCTACTACAACCCGACCACGTGGGCGTCCAAGAGCGCGTACACGAAGCGCTCGGTCAAGAGCGGCAACGCCGAGACCCTCACCGTCAAGAACCCCAAGCCCGGCTACGTCTACCTCAGCCTGTACGCGAAGAAGGGCTTCGCCAAGGTCAAGGTCACGACCGAGTTCTGA